The following are from one region of the Simiduia agarivorans SA1 = DSM 21679 genome:
- a CDS encoding 5-formyltetrahydrofolate cyclo-ligase, which translates to MTAYSDQIHAQRQSLRRELRARRRALPQRQQKSAALALAEHLHKHLWFARAKHVAFYLPADGELDPRPLLNLALAAGKHCYLPVVQKNGRLHFRRYRPGTMLRANRFGIPEPTASAPQRQPWLLQLVLLPLVGFDLCGGRLGMGGGYYDRTFCHRPGHPRPQGKRIGLAHSCQQVVRLPVASWDVPLHAIATEARLHAV; encoded by the coding sequence ATGACTGCCTATTCCGATCAGATTCACGCCCAACGCCAATCGCTCCGACGCGAATTGCGTGCGCGCCGACGCGCCTTGCCCCAGCGCCAGCAAAAAAGCGCGGCACTTGCGCTGGCCGAACACCTGCACAAGCATCTCTGGTTCGCGCGCGCCAAACACGTGGCATTTTATTTGCCCGCCGATGGCGAATTGGACCCGCGGCCATTGCTCAACCTGGCACTGGCGGCCGGCAAGCATTGTTACCTGCCCGTAGTGCAGAAAAATGGCCGGTTGCACTTCCGGCGCTACCGCCCCGGCACAATGTTGCGCGCCAACCGCTTTGGCATTCCCGAACCCACAGCGAGCGCACCGCAACGTCAGCCCTGGCTGCTGCAGCTGGTTTTACTGCCGTTGGTGGGTTTTGACCTGTGCGGCGGCCGCCTGGGCATGGGCGGCGGTTATTACGACCGCACCTTCTGCCACAGACCGGGCCATCCGCGCCCCCAAGGCAAGCGCATCGGCCTCGCGCACAGCTGCCAACAAGTGGTACGGCTGCCTGTGGCGTCCTGGGACGTGCCCTTGCACGCCATCGCGACTGAAGCGCGCCTTCACGCGGTCTGA
- a CDS encoding methyl-accepting chemotaxis protein — MTWFHNLSYRWKISLPIGLLLVLNLMVGINGLMIKNTLAGDAEELGNKYLNALDLLLQADRDMYQAQAAERSLVFLSADNPNYGSLNESLKENQQQALDRALQASQLSPAIAQVAPSQAIRELHADWVSASASLLRQRALLEAGDPALTALSYGDVAKRFSDLRSRLDQAGEAHQAAVTRFVAQAQQDADDAGTHATVLLVVAGAFGALALFVLPPLFTQGLNQINATMADIARGEGDLTSRTRLKTKDELGSLSASFNLFMDKLQKTVASAKHTADEVRAASDNMHTLGDANRATMSAQNNAIRALVASVAELSKTVTEIAENTNLTAEQAQTANKLTSDGSSTVNTTKEQIASLAKLVENTSELISKVQQQASDANSVLDVISGIAEQTNLLALNAAIEAARAGEQGRGFAVVADEVRTLASKTQDSTLHIQQMLGALQSGVEDAVEGMRAAASDAMATVDSATAANEALTSINAAVDQITQMSIQIATAAEEQSAVIVELNENLSEIDQQSMSTTSNIGQAANASRNMNELAVNLQTLLAGFKV, encoded by the coding sequence ATGACCTGGTTCCACAATCTTTCCTATCGCTGGAAAATCAGCCTGCCCATTGGCCTGCTATTGGTGCTCAATCTGATGGTGGGCATCAACGGCCTGATGATCAAAAACACGCTGGCCGGAGATGCAGAAGAGCTCGGCAACAAATACCTGAATGCGCTCGACCTCTTGTTGCAGGCCGACCGGGACATGTACCAGGCCCAGGCCGCCGAGCGAAGCCTGGTATTCCTGAGCGCCGACAACCCCAACTACGGGTCGCTGAATGAAAGCCTGAAGGAGAATCAGCAGCAGGCGCTCGACCGCGCGCTCCAGGCCAGCCAATTGTCACCCGCTATCGCACAAGTGGCACCGTCACAGGCCATCAGGGAGCTTCATGCCGATTGGGTCAGCGCATCGGCAAGCCTGCTGAGACAACGGGCGTTGCTGGAAGCGGGCGACCCAGCCCTGACCGCGCTCAGCTACGGTGACGTCGCCAAGCGGTTTTCCGACCTGCGCAGCAGACTCGACCAGGCCGGCGAGGCGCACCAGGCCGCAGTCACCCGGTTTGTCGCGCAAGCACAACAGGACGCCGATGATGCCGGCACGCATGCAACCGTCTTACTGGTGGTTGCCGGCGCCTTTGGCGCACTGGCCCTGTTTGTGCTCCCGCCCTTATTCACCCAGGGTCTGAACCAGATCAACGCCACCATGGCCGACATTGCGCGGGGTGAGGGCGATCTCACCAGCCGCACCCGGCTGAAAACCAAAGATGAACTGGGCAGCCTGTCTGCCAGCTTCAATTTGTTCATGGATAAACTGCAGAAAACCGTCGCCAGCGCCAAACACACAGCCGATGAAGTGCGCGCAGCCTCGGATAACATGCACACACTCGGTGACGCCAACCGCGCCACCATGTCCGCGCAGAACAATGCCATCCGGGCGTTGGTGGCCTCGGTTGCAGAGCTGTCAAAAACCGTGACCGAAATTGCCGAGAACACCAACCTCACCGCCGAGCAGGCACAAACCGCCAACAAGCTGACCAGTGATGGCTCCAGCACGGTGAATACCACCAAAGAACAGATTGCGTCGCTCGCCAAACTGGTGGAAAACACCTCGGAGTTGATCAGCAAAGTCCAGCAGCAGGCCAGCGACGCCAATTCCGTGCTCGATGTGATCAGCGGTATCGCAGAACAAACCAATCTGCTCGCCCTCAATGCCGCTATCGAAGCCGCGCGCGCGGGCGAACAAGGCAGAGGTTTTGCCGTGGTCGCCGATGAAGTGCGCACACTGGCCAGCAAAACTCAGGATTCCACCTTGCACATTCAACAGATGCTAGGTGCGTTGCAATCGGGAGTGGAAGATGCTGTGGAAGGCATGCGCGCTGCAGCCAGTGACGCCATGGCCACTGTTGACTCAGCCACCGCTGCGAACGAAGCACTCACGTCCATCAACGCGGCCGTGGATCAGATTACCCAGATGTCGATTCAGATTGCCACCGCCGCGGAAGAACAATCGGCCGTCATCGTTGAGCTGAACGAAAACCTGTCGGAAATCGATCAGCAATCCATGAGCACCACCAGCAACATTGGCCAGGCGGCCAACGCCAGCCGAAATATGAACGAATTGGCGGTGAACCTGCAGACCCTGCTGGCGGGTTTTAAGGTTTAA
- a CDS encoding cell division protein ZapA has protein sequence MSKPPANAVVVRILDREYQVACPPEERDALSSAARQLDERMRAIRASGHVIGLERIAVMAALNLSHELLVAGKSGNAAPAQDLHPLISRLDKTLAQLDAE, from the coding sequence ATGAGCAAGCCCCCCGCCAATGCCGTCGTTGTGCGCATATTGGACCGCGAATATCAGGTGGCTTGTCCACCGGAAGAGCGCGATGCGCTGTCTTCCGCTGCCCGGCAACTGGATGAACGCATGCGCGCGATCCGCGCCTCCGGCCATGTGATCGGCCTCGAGCGCATTGCCGTGATGGCGGCCCTGAACCTGAGCCACGAATTATTGGTGGCAGGTAAATCTGGCAACGCCGCACCCGCACAAGACCTGCACCCGCTGATCAGCCGGTTGGATAAAACCCTGGCGCAACTTGACGCGGAATAA
- a CDS encoding TIGR02449 family protein: MAESQYAQLESKLNQLIELCQRLDKENAALKAREATWQQEKLRLVEKNELARSRVEAMIKRLKSLESEG, translated from the coding sequence ATGGCCGAATCTCAATACGCGCAACTGGAAAGCAAGCTCAATCAGCTCATCGAGCTGTGCCAGCGGCTGGACAAAGAAAATGCCGCGCTCAAGGCCCGCGAGGCCACCTGGCAACAGGAGAAGCTGCGGCTGGTCGAGAAAAACGAACTGGCCCGCAGCCGGGTGGAGGCCATGATCAAGCGTCTGAAAAGCCTGGAGTCAGAGGGATAA